A single region of the Vagococcus teuberi genome encodes:
- a CDS encoding helix-turn-helix domain-containing protein produces the protein MDSQSLQALFPNGTVESVYRETKTHLVIPLDSGYFYLNKDDLSPREIVLITELLINKQPKKQVNNHVWYNILFNHGELPSTPKHYRIIQMNLRKNTSNKDSWLAHFSSLFDCVVDSFFVDDTTAIIVEEQTSIFYSKEDIKSMILTLEAEFLIQATIFVGKYQAISHDFIDCFNEETTIFKLYNTSFHANDVFEFQDVALKYLTKKAIKDSPLMTSLYNTTNFDEETIRMIKTLWQEQGNITSSAKKLYTHRNTLQYKLDKFSEQTGISLKNMTDLTLYYLLILSL, from the coding sequence AAAAACACATTTAGTTATCCCTCTTGATAGTGGCTATTTTTATCTAAATAAAGATGATTTATCTCCTAGAGAGATTGTATTAATTACAGAATTACTGATAAACAAGCAACCCAAAAAACAAGTAAATAATCATGTTTGGTATAATATTTTATTTAATCATGGTGAGTTACCAAGTACACCTAAACATTACCGTATTATTCAAATGAATTTAAGGAAAAATACGAGTAACAAAGATAGTTGGCTAGCCCATTTTTCTAGTTTATTTGACTGTGTAGTAGATTCCTTCTTTGTTGATGACACCACAGCCATTATTGTCGAAGAACAAACAAGTATCTTCTACTCAAAGGAAGACATTAAATCAATGATACTAACACTGGAAGCTGAGTTTTTAATTCAAGCAACTATTTTTGTTGGAAAATACCAAGCTATATCTCATGATTTTATCGACTGCTTTAATGAAGAAACGACCATTTTCAAACTATATAATACTTCGTTTCATGCAAATGATGTGTTTGAATTTCAAGATGTTGCTCTTAAGTATTTAACAAAAAAAGCCATCAAGGATAGTCCTTTGATGACTAGTTTATACAATACAACGAATTTCGATGAAGAAACGATACGAATGATAAAAACCTTATGGCAAGAGCAAGGTAACATCACTTCAAGTGCTAAAAAGCTCTATACTCACCGTAACACGTTACAATATAAGTTAGATAAATTTTCAGAGCAAACAGGTATTTCATTAAAAAATATGACTGATTTGACTCTTTATTATCTACTTATTCTCTCACTCTAG
- a CDS encoding zinc metallopeptidase produces MFYPFFDSTYILVIIGMLISMLASSYVNSTYRKFDKVMNRKGYTATDVARLILQDSGIHNVGVQQISGDLTDNYNSSTKILSLSQTVADSRSVAAIGVAAHECGHAVQDQKHYAPLKLRIALVPVVNFGAKISIPLILIGAIFFSATPALVTIGLWCFALTFLFQVVTLPVEFNASKRALAILSDNHILDDDELAMARKVLIAAALTYVAAAVASLLQVLRLFLLFGNNNRN; encoded by the coding sequence ATGTTTTACCCGTTTTTTGATAGTACGTATATTCTAGTTATTATTGGGATGCTTATTTCGATGTTGGCATCAAGTTATGTCAACAGTACTTATCGGAAATTTGACAAAGTAATGAACAGAAAAGGTTACACAGCAACAGATGTCGCTCGTTTGATTTTACAAGACTCTGGTATCCATAATGTTGGTGTGCAACAAATATCAGGAGATTTGACGGATAATTACAATTCAAGTACGAAGATACTGAGTTTATCACAAACTGTAGCAGATTCAAGATCTGTTGCAGCAATAGGTGTTGCAGCTCATGAGTGTGGTCATGCGGTACAGGACCAAAAACATTACGCACCATTAAAGTTAAGAATTGCTTTAGTCCCTGTCGTGAATTTTGGTGCTAAAATATCGATTCCATTAATCTTGATTGGTGCTATCTTCTTCAGCGCAACACCAGCTTTGGTGACAATTGGTTTATGGTGTTTTGCCTTAACATTTTTATTTCAAGTCGTGACATTACCAGTTGAATTTAATGCATCTAAACGAGCACTAGCTATTTTAAGTGATAATCATATCTTAGATGATGATGAGTTAGCGATGGCTAGAAAAGTTCTTATTGCAGCAGCCTTAACCTATGTGGCAGCAGCAGTTGCTTCATTACTCCAAGTACTACGTCTATTTCTATTATTTGGTAACAATAATAGAAACTAG